In Parasphingorhabdus halotolerans, a single window of DNA contains:
- a CDS encoding caspase family protein, with product MTSLIRLLIIALLAFNLSPGTAEAKRVALVIANSKYANASALANPAADARLISASLKNAGFDSVDVKYDLGKTEMEIALRDFGRRSDGADVSLVYYAGHGIEAGGQNYLIPTDARLVRDRDLEIEATRLETALLMVEGGRLKIIVLDACRNNPFTASMQRTMRNRSIGRGLAPVEPEGETLIVYAAKAGATAADGEGSNSPFAEALAQRLVQPGLEISLLFRSVRDDVLRKTGRQQEPFTYGSLSGNAFYFVPGQNIANSVQATVAGAPTVSAETNESLFWQGTVSANSETAYRSYLKQYPNGRFAGLASENIARINAPPAKLPGVQGFTVPSFSNVIGNSPGAVAVAPVSNIRQFEFKPSNSVRQQAIKTFLAQLKASDANSASLFELLFSSQDVFALMQQEASSKYGMSTNNLADSFSIFIDTLRDAANGKITEGTRAQAQGLRNQMAALLLLKPQDIPPTDSGKQQLSDMLLLNSLVMSMGLEASASNPAALNEFSDGVATLAKKEMGLDLRALELTDQGYIIKNQ from the coding sequence ATGACAAGTTTGATCCGCCTGCTCATTATTGCGCTGCTGGCGTTTAACCTGTCTCCTGGCACCGCCGAGGCCAAACGTGTTGCGCTTGTCATCGCCAATTCCAAATATGCCAACGCCTCCGCGCTTGCCAACCCTGCGGCAGATGCACGCTTAATCTCAGCGTCGCTCAAAAATGCCGGATTTGATAGTGTCGATGTAAAATATGATCTGGGCAAAACCGAGATGGAAATCGCATTGCGTGATTTTGGCCGTCGTTCGGATGGGGCGGATGTCAGTCTGGTCTATTATGCCGGGCACGGTATCGAAGCCGGTGGGCAGAATTATCTCATTCCGACCGATGCTCGTCTGGTCCGGGACCGCGATCTGGAAATTGAGGCTACGCGGCTAGAGACGGCATTGCTGATGGTCGAGGGTGGGCGGTTGAAGATCATTGTGCTCGATGCATGCCGCAATAATCCTTTTACCGCCAGCATGCAGCGCACGATGCGCAACCGGTCGATCGGGCGAGGACTTGCCCCGGTTGAGCCAGAAGGGGAAACGCTGATAGTTTATGCCGCGAAGGCAGGAGCGACCGCTGCCGACGGGGAAGGTTCCAACAGTCCGTTTGCCGAAGCACTTGCTCAGCGCCTGGTGCAACCGGGGCTGGAGATTAGTTTGCTGTTCCGCTCGGTGCGCGACGATGTATTGCGCAAAACCGGTCGTCAACAGGAACCATTTACCTATGGTTCGCTATCCGGAAATGCGTTTTATTTTGTACCGGGTCAAAATATTGCAAATTCGGTCCAAGCAACTGTAGCAGGCGCGCCCACGGTAAGCGCAGAAACCAACGAATCTCTTTTTTGGCAAGGAACGGTGAGCGCAAATAGTGAAACGGCGTACCGATCCTATTTGAAGCAATATCCCAACGGACGGTTTGCCGGTCTAGCGTCCGAAAACATAGCAAGGATAAATGCTCCTCCGGCCAAACTGCCCGGCGTTCAGGGTTTCACGGTGCCAAGTTTCAGCAATGTCATTGGCAATAGTCCGGGTGCTGTCGCTGTCGCCCCGGTTTCAAATATCAGGCAATTTGAATTCAAGCCGTCAAATTCTGTTCGACAGCAAGCAATAAAAACGTTTCTGGCTCAGCTAAAAGCCAGCGACGCCAATTCGGCCAGCCTGTTCGAGCTATTGTTCTCCTCGCAGGATGTTTTTGCACTCATGCAGCAAGAGGCGTCCTCCAAATATGGCATGAGTACCAATAACCTTGCAGATAGTTTCTCGATCTTCATCGATACTTTGCGTGATGCTGCAAACGGGAAGATTACAGAGGGAACACGCGCTCAAGCACAGGGTTTGAGAAACCAGATGGCCGCATTGCTGTTGCTCAAACCGCAAGATATTCCGCCAACCGACAGCGGAAAACAGCAACTGAGCGATATGCTGCTGCTCAACTCTCTGGTCATGTCGATGGGTCTCGAGGCAAGTGCTTCCAATCCGGCCGCCTTGAATGAGTTTTCAGATGGTGTAGCCACTCTTGCAAAGAAGGAAATGGGGCTGGACTTGAGAGCGTTGGAACTTACTGACCAGGGTTATATAATCAAAAATCAATAG
- a CDS encoding M23 family metallopeptidase codes for MRLFKSIDMLAEDGFGAAAIAAPAPVSFRESFSETLGDWQDKFADTEWVPDLGRDIGSFTWFRGLATLVLLCGVAISCLPDFGPISGHQKEALTGSRADQMRSQVIAPLAYGSDTGISMAATDAVRPLAQSPERPSIELVATLGRGDSLRRVLQRAGVASNEAQQATDLVASAVALGELKPGTKIDVLLGRRPAKNQARPLDQIAFRARFDLNLEVLRDGARLKLNRKPIIVDDTPLRIKGVVGSSLYRSARAAGAPTEAVQKYLRVLGTKMSVSRDIRATDEFDLIINYRRAETGEVEVGELMYAGVERDGKPQAQMLKWTSDGRTNWFEASGVGQSQGELVRPTNGRTTSGYGMRRHPILRYLRMHSGLDFGGGYGAPIYAVTDGTIIMAGRNGGYGNFVKIRHGGGLASGYGHMSRIAVRNGSRVRRGQIIGYIGSTGLSTGPHLHYELYRNGRAINPNSVKFVQRSELSGSELRKFKGELQRLKRVEPGAALRSLKSVSTKPKMEREINRLMKTSVS; via the coding sequence GTGCGTTTGTTCAAGAGTATCGACATGCTTGCCGAAGACGGTTTTGGAGCAGCTGCTATCGCTGCGCCTGCGCCCGTGTCATTTCGCGAGAGTTTTAGCGAAACATTGGGCGATTGGCAGGACAAGTTTGCCGATACCGAATGGGTCCCTGACCTTGGCCGCGACATCGGCAGCTTCACCTGGTTTCGCGGACTGGCCACGCTGGTTCTGCTATGCGGTGTCGCGATTTCCTGTCTCCCTGATTTCGGTCCGATTTCCGGACATCAAAAAGAGGCTCTCACAGGTTCCCGGGCAGACCAGATGCGCTCGCAAGTCATTGCACCTTTAGCCTACGGTTCTGACACCGGCATTAGCATGGCCGCAACCGACGCCGTGCGGCCACTCGCGCAAAGCCCGGAACGTCCATCCATCGAACTGGTCGCCACACTCGGCCGCGGCGATAGCCTTCGCCGCGTCTTGCAGCGCGCCGGTGTGGCCAGCAACGAAGCGCAGCAAGCGACCGACCTGGTTGCAAGCGCCGTCGCTCTGGGAGAGCTTAAGCCCGGCACCAAAATTGATGTGTTACTGGGCCGTCGTCCGGCCAAAAACCAGGCCAGACCGCTCGATCAAATTGCATTCCGCGCGCGTTTTGACCTCAATCTGGAAGTGCTGCGCGACGGTGCCCGACTGAAACTCAATCGCAAACCGATAATCGTTGACGACACGCCGTTGCGGATCAAAGGCGTTGTCGGCTCGAGCCTGTATCGCTCGGCCCGCGCGGCTGGCGCACCAACCGAAGCGGTGCAGAAATATCTTCGTGTTCTGGGAACCAAAATGTCAGTTTCCCGGGACATTCGCGCCACCGATGAGTTTGACCTCATCATCAATTATCGCCGCGCCGAAACCGGCGAGGTTGAGGTGGGTGAGCTGATGTATGCGGGCGTTGAGCGCGATGGTAAACCCCAAGCACAAATGCTGAAATGGACCAGCGACGGGCGCACCAACTGGTTTGAAGCTTCCGGCGTAGGTCAATCACAGGGTGAGCTTGTTCGCCCGACAAATGGTCGCACAACATCCGGCTATGGCATGCGGCGACACCCGATATTGCGGTACTTGAGGATGCATAGCGGCCTTGATTTTGGTGGTGGCTATGGCGCTCCTATTTACGCGGTAACCGATGGCACCATTATTATGGCAGGCCGCAATGGCGGCTATGGCAATTTCGTCAAGATCCGCCACGGCGGCGGGCTGGCCTCAGGCTATGGCCATATGAGCCGGATCGCCGTGCGCAACGGCAGTCGTGTCCGAAGGGGTCAGATTATCGGTTATATCGGCTCTACTGGCCTATCGACCGGACCGCATCTCCATTACGAGCTGTATCGCAACGGCCGGGCTATCAACCCCAATAGCGTAAAATTTGTGCAGCGGTCAGAACTCAGTGGGAGCGAATTACGCAAGTTTAAAGGCGAGTTGCAGCGACTAAAGCGTGTCGAACCGGGAGCGGCTTTGCGAAGCTTGAAAAGCGTATCGACCAAGCCAAAAATGGAACGCGAAATTAATCGTCTGATGAAGACGAGCGTGAGCTGA
- a CDS encoding helicase-related protein, producing MSQRQHSSLIAVLGPTNTGKTHLAIERMCAHSSGMIGFPLRLLAREVYDRVVKLKGSNRVALVTGEEKIIAPDAQWYLCTAESMPSVKQDGSDFAFVAIDEAQLGIDPERGHIFTDRMLYARGRDETMILGSESLRPLIQQLLPEADIITRPRFSTLSYAGPRKLSRLPRRSAIVAFSVEDVYAIAEMLRRQHGGAAIVMGSLSPQTRNAQVKMYQDGEVDYIVATDAIGMGLNLDVSHVAFAALKKFDGRRRRKLTLAEIGQIAGRAGRHQKDGSFGVLSGLASSDELQPEEIEKLEDHSFPRLNWLYWRNAEPDIGSVEALIQSLEEKPLDRLLRPAPEAPDLAVLKRLAQDPVITNLVSHPDHVRLLWEASSIPDFRKVGADHQARFVASLWPYLAQGAGRIPHARMAQEISRLENVQGDIATLAARIAAARSWSYIAQKSHWVEQADVMIDRTRDLERKLSDAMHSQLTQRFVDKRTRVLMRGLLKDALPQDIEIDSRGSVLVEGLEIGTLKGFQFTVPSDSRREDRKMLLAAAERYLGTIMTENADALAKAPDSVLALVADAAGQPAIMWGDARLAVLAKGKSLLNPEIKFDRSLKDMTPDNMKKVEDRVRAWVEAMKAKHLEGLVKIDALASEEATPPSVRALFAQILEAGGIVDRRDVNDAVRALDNDMRGHARRAGLVFGALDVFHHALMKPGAVSWRAGLFAALNEQPMTDLPPDNAVHLKEWKFGNMQEASRLGFRKVGQEFVRVDMAERLIKQAHEARQQGDVFAVDPALATSLGLATEVHEALLEVAGFAKTDKKPEEASVDNPVVDKPVDGVGENQTVAAPAAQAQVANDKKSDEVAEAEKAPDTSAALPLVYWQWKGMGRAKNNYAKANNQRRHVGQKPRGTGKGESKSGQNLGHKKAARKPEPVLATAGGAFAELAALRDSLKK from the coding sequence ATGTCCCAGCGTCAGCATAGTTCCCTCATTGCAGTTCTTGGCCCGACCAACACCGGCAAAACGCATCTCGCGATTGAACGGATGTGCGCCCATTCCAGCGGGATGATCGGTTTTCCGCTGCGATTGCTGGCGCGCGAGGTTTATGACCGGGTGGTGAAGCTTAAAGGTTCAAACCGCGTGGCGCTGGTGACGGGCGAAGAAAAAATCATTGCGCCCGATGCACAATGGTATCTTTGTACTGCTGAATCCATGCCGTCGGTCAAACAAGATGGCAGCGATTTCGCGTTTGTTGCGATTGACGAGGCGCAACTGGGGATCGACCCGGAGCGCGGACATATTTTTACCGACCGTATGCTATATGCACGGGGCCGGGATGAGACGATGATCCTCGGGTCCGAAAGCCTGCGACCGTTGATCCAGCAGTTGCTCCCCGAAGCGGACATAATCACGCGCCCCCGGTTTTCGACTTTGAGTTATGCCGGCCCGCGCAAACTCTCACGGCTGCCGCGTCGGTCTGCGATTGTCGCTTTCTCTGTGGAGGATGTGTACGCGATTGCCGAAATGCTCAGGCGGCAACATGGCGGTGCCGCTATCGTGATGGGCTCGCTCTCACCGCAAACCCGCAACGCGCAGGTCAAAATGTATCAGGACGGCGAGGTTGATTATATTGTTGCCACGGATGCCATTGGCATGGGGCTAAATCTCGATGTCTCCCATGTCGCTTTTGCTGCGCTGAAGAAGTTTGACGGTCGACGTCGGCGCAAATTGACGCTGGCGGAAATCGGGCAAATTGCGGGCCGGGCAGGGCGACACCAGAAGGATGGCAGCTTTGGCGTGCTGTCTGGGCTTGCGTCGTCTGATGAATTGCAACCCGAAGAGATTGAAAAGCTCGAAGACCATAGTTTCCCCCGCCTGAACTGGCTTTACTGGCGCAACGCTGAGCCTGATATTGGTAGCGTCGAGGCCCTGATCCAATCACTCGAAGAAAAACCCTTGGACCGGCTATTGCGCCCCGCGCCCGAAGCCCCCGATCTTGCTGTCTTAAAACGCCTTGCGCAAGATCCGGTCATTACAAATTTGGTAAGCCATCCTGATCACGTGCGTTTGTTGTGGGAGGCTTCATCAATCCCGGATTTTCGCAAAGTGGGGGCTGACCATCAGGCGCGTTTTGTCGCATCTCTATGGCCCTATCTGGCACAAGGGGCTGGCCGGATACCACATGCCAGAATGGCACAGGAAATTTCGCGGCTGGAAAATGTGCAAGGTGATATTGCCACTCTGGCCGCGCGTATCGCCGCAGCGCGAAGCTGGAGTTATATTGCGCAAAAGTCGCACTGGGTGGAACAGGCCGATGTAATGATCGACCGCACCCGCGATCTGGAACGCAAACTGAGCGATGCCATGCATAGCCAGTTAACGCAACGCTTCGTCGATAAACGCACCCGCGTTTTGATGCGCGGGCTACTAAAGGATGCGCTGCCGCAAGATATTGAGATAGATTCTAGGGGCAGCGTGCTGGTTGAAGGTTTGGAAATTGGAACACTCAAGGGCTTCCAATTTACCGTGCCTTCGGATAGCCGGAGGGAAGACCGCAAAATGCTGCTGGCAGCAGCGGAAAGATATTTGGGAACGATTATGACGGAAAACGCAGACGCTTTGGCCAAGGCTCCGGACAGCGTATTGGCTCTTGTTGCCGATGCTGCTGGTCAGCCCGCGATCATGTGGGGTGATGCCAGGCTGGCTGTGCTCGCCAAAGGGAAAAGTCTGCTCAATCCCGAGATCAAGTTTGACCGGTCGCTAAAGGATATGACACCGGATAATATGAAAAAGGTTGAAGACCGCGTGCGTGCCTGGGTCGAGGCGATGAAGGCCAAACATCTGGAAGGTCTGGTCAAAATTGACGCGCTGGCGAGCGAAGAAGCGACCCCCCCGTCTGTCCGCGCTCTATTTGCTCAGATTTTAGAAGCTGGCGGCATTGTTGACCGGCGGGATGTGAATGATGCGGTGCGTGCGCTCGACAATGATATGCGCGGCCACGCGCGACGTGCCGGACTGGTCTTTGGCGCTCTGGACGTGTTTCACCATGCATTGATGAAACCAGGCGCGGTCTCGTGGCGCGCTGGCTTGTTTGCTGCGCTCAATGAGCAGCCGATGACTGACTTGCCACCGGACAATGCGGTGCATCTCAAAGAATGGAAATTCGGAAACATGCAGGAAGCTAGCCGGCTGGGTTTTCGCAAGGTCGGTCAAGAATTTGTCCGCGTCGATATGGCCGAGCGTTTGATCAAACAGGCGCATGAAGCCCGCCAGCAGGGCGATGTGTTTGCGGTAGATCCCGCGCTTGCAACGTCGCTAGGCCTTGCAACCGAGGTGCATGAAGCGCTGCTCGAAGTGGCTGGATTTGCAAAGACCGATAAAAAACCAGAGGAAGCCTCTGTTGATAATCCAGTTGTTGACAAGCCGGTAGACGGGGTTGGTGAGAACCAAACAGTCGCCGCTCCTGCTGCCCAAGCACAAGTGGCCAATGATAAGAAATCAGACGAGGTCGCCGAAGCAGAAAAAGCACCAGACACGTCCGCTGCTTTGCCGCTTGTCTATTGGCAATGGAAAGGCATGGGGCGCGCCAAGAACAATTACGCGAAAGCTAACAATCAACGCCGACATGTCGGGCAAAAACCGCGCGGCACAGGGAAAGGCGAATCAAAGTCGGGCCAGAATTTGGGCCATAAGAAAGCTGCGCGCAAACCAGAGCCTGTCCTTGCAACGGCTGGCGGCGCATTTGCCGAATTGGCGGCGCTCAGGGATTCCCTAAAGAAATAG
- a CDS encoding RNA-binding S4 domain-containing protein: MSGKRAVSLILGASAPALRIDKLLWYLRFAHTRTMAQKMSAKGHVRLNGRRVDRAHLMVRENDILTIPRGREVHVIRVFRLPERRESAAGAQTCYEELKTGD; the protein is encoded by the coding sequence TTGAGCGGTAAACGTGCGGTATCTCTCATACTTGGCGCTTCGGCTCCGGCCTTGCGCATCGACAAACTGCTTTGGTACCTTCGCTTCGCCCACACGCGGACAATGGCCCAGAAAATGTCTGCCAAAGGGCATGTGCGCCTCAATGGCCGTCGCGTGGACCGGGCGCATTTGATGGTCAGGGAAAATGATATTTTGACAATCCCTCGAGGCCGCGAAGTGCACGTTATCAGAGTTTTCCGGCTTCCAGAGCGCAGGGAAAGCGCGGCCGGAGCGCAAACCTGTTATGAAGAACTGAAAACTGGTGATTAA
- the fdxA gene encoding ferredoxin FdxA, with the protein MTYVVTEACIKCKYMDCVEVCPVDCFYEGENMLVINPSECIDCGVCEPECPAEAILPDTEDGLEAMLEINTKYSEEWPNITVSRDPPADADDYKGKDGKMELFSEKPGEGD; encoded by the coding sequence ATGACTTATGTAGTGACTGAAGCCTGCATTAAATGCAAATATATGGACTGTGTGGAAGTCTGCCCCGTCGACTGTTTTTATGAAGGCGAGAATATGCTTGTCATCAATCCTTCCGAATGTATTGATTGCGGCGTCTGCGAACCGGAATGCCCGGCTGAAGCGATTCTGCCGGACACCGAAGATGGTCTTGAAGCAATGCTGGAGATCAACACCAAATACTCCGAGGAATGGCCGAATATTACGGTAAGCCGCGATCCGCCAGCCGATGCCGATGACTATAAAGGCAAAGATGGCAAGATGGAGTTGTTTTCCGAAAAGCCTGGCGAAGGTGATTAG
- a CDS encoding CarD family transcriptional regulator translates to MAANVLLFDVGDYVVYPKHGVGRVIELQNEEIAGMQLELYVLRFEKERMTLRVPTNKAEGVGMRKLSSDKTLKEALETLKDKPKVKRSMWSRRAQEYEAKINSGDLVSIAEVTRDLFRADDQPEQSYSERQIFEAASSRLARELAAMEETDEPTALEKILEILNIAAPQYYEVKED, encoded by the coding sequence ATGGCTGCGAATGTGCTGCTCTTTGATGTGGGCGATTATGTTGTATATCCGAAACACGGTGTAGGCCGGGTGATTGAACTGCAAAATGAAGAAATTGCAGGGATGCAACTCGAACTTTACGTGCTGCGCTTCGAAAAGGAACGCATGACATTGCGTGTTCCAACCAACAAGGCAGAAGGCGTCGGGATGCGTAAATTGTCTTCCGACAAAACGCTCAAGGAAGCGCTTGAAACGCTTAAAGACAAGCCAAAGGTCAAGCGCTCCATGTGGTCCCGCCGGGCGCAGGAGTATGAAGCGAAGATCAACTCCGGTGATCTGGTTTCGATTGCCGAAGTGACCCGCGATTTGTTCCGCGCTGACGATCAGCCAGAGCAGAGCTATTCCGAGCGGCAGATTTTTGAAGCAGCGTCCAGCCGTCTCGCCCGTGAACTGGCAGCGATGGAAGAAACCGACGAGCCAACCGCGCTGGAGAAAATTCTGGAAATCCTCAACATTGCCGCACCGCAATATTATGAGGTGAAGGAAGACTGA
- a CDS encoding head GIN domain-containing protein produces the protein MKKIVFAIPLLALAACEGSIANAVGGSNGSMSDGERITTSDTNPGNFEGISLAGPDNVVFTTSDNYSIRAEGDADVVERLRYELQDGNLKIGREKKTGWSGGYSSATVYVSAPSLKKAKLAGSGNLRADKLSGSEVAVSVAGSGNVNVDAVEADDLTARISGSGDMNLAGQAKNVSANVTGSGVMKGKALKTNDAVLKVTGSGDLTLTADGTVDAKVTGSGDIRVHGKAKCTTKTTGSGEITCGQ, from the coding sequence ATGAAAAAGATAGTATTCGCAATACCACTTTTGGCACTGGCAGCCTGTGAAGGTTCAATTGCCAATGCCGTTGGTGGCAGCAATGGAAGCATGTCGGATGGAGAACGCATAACGACGTCTGATACCAATCCCGGGAATTTCGAAGGCATTTCTCTGGCGGGGCCGGACAATGTCGTTTTTACAACATCCGATAACTATTCCATCCGCGCAGAAGGTGATGCTGACGTTGTTGAGCGCTTGCGTTACGAATTGCAGGATGGAAACTTGAAAATCGGCCGTGAGAAAAAAACAGGCTGGAGCGGAGGCTATAGCTCCGCCACCGTATATGTAAGCGCGCCATCTTTGAAAAAAGCGAAACTGGCTGGATCAGGCAACCTTCGGGCGGACAAACTGAGTGGGTCGGAAGTCGCAGTCAGTGTCGCCGGTTCTGGCAACGTAAATGTCGATGCTGTTGAAGCCGATGATTTGACTGCGCGGATATCGGGCTCAGGCGACATGAACCTCGCGGGGCAGGCGAAAAATGTCAGCGCCAATGTGACGGGATCAGGCGTGATGAAAGGCAAGGCATTGAAAACCAATGATGCAGTCTTGAAGGTCACTGGTAGCGGCGATCTCACGCTCACTGCGGATGGAACAGTTGATGCCAAGGTTACGGGTTCCGGAGACATCCGCGTCCACGGCAAAGCTAAATGCACCACCAAAACAACGGGATCGGGCGAAATTACCTGCGGGCAATAA
- a CDS encoding class I SAM-dependent methyltransferase produces the protein MPNLWEKYAVPRFIKFACSMPAVMKDRSKIVPKASGKVLELGCGGGINLQFYDPSKIESLTGLDPSAELLDYTRSEAKSRGIDMDILDGIGEAMPFADASFDTVLTTFTLCSVQDGEQVLSEMRRVLKPGGKILFLEHGRAPDKGPEKWQQRIEPAWKHIAGGCHLQRPVSKLFESNGFALTGNSGHYAPKTPRWLGWMEMGEARPL, from the coding sequence ATGCCGAATTTATGGGAAAAATATGCGGTTCCGCGTTTCATAAAATTCGCCTGTTCCATGCCAGCGGTGATGAAAGACCGCAGCAAGATTGTCCCCAAAGCCAGCGGCAAAGTGCTCGAACTGGGCTGTGGGGGCGGGATCAACCTGCAATTTTATGATCCGTCAAAGATTGAGAGCCTGACCGGGCTTGATCCGTCTGCCGAGCTTCTGGATTATACGCGAAGCGAGGCCAAATCGCGCGGTATCGATATGGATATTCTGGACGGTATAGGCGAGGCGATGCCATTTGCTGACGCCAGCTTTGACACGGTGTTGACGACATTCACGCTTTGCTCCGTGCAGGACGGCGAGCAGGTTCTTTCAGAAATGCGCCGGGTGCTGAAACCAGGCGGCAAAATATTATTTCTCGAGCATGGCCGCGCGCCGGACAAAGGTCCTGAAAAATGGCAGCAACGCATTGAACCGGCATGGAAGCACATCGCCGGCGGATGCCATTTACAGCGACCGGTATCCAAATTATTTGAGAGCAACGGCTTTGCATTGACAGGTAATTCGGGGCATTATGCGCCCAAGACTCCGCGTTGGCTGGGCTGGATGGAAATGGGAGAGGCACGGCCGCTATGA
- a CDS encoding GIN domain-containing protein: MMRFLLAIIALCAAGPALAVERSYSIFGFDEIRVRSGINVIIETGRGPSAKAEAETREILDRVTLRKSGNILMVAIDAKPGNGKSFAPDGEVTLRLSTNQLKTITHSGAGRVVVDKMAARTSNIRLSGFGSLSVDALDSDVLNLSMNGGGQVRVSGKADSAKIELLGSSVFDGAALTVDKLDLLHRGPASSHVKVLEQADLNNSGTGSILIDGRPNCLVRSSGSAQITCNPKG, encoded by the coding sequence ATGATGAGATTTCTACTTGCAATCATTGCGCTATGCGCCGCCGGTCCTGCTTTGGCCGTAGAACGCAGCTATTCGATTTTCGGATTTGACGAAATTCGCGTGCGCAGCGGCATTAATGTTATCATCGAAACTGGCAGGGGGCCATCGGCCAAGGCCGAGGCTGAGACCCGGGAAATACTGGATCGGGTCACGTTGAGGAAAAGCGGCAATATCCTGATGGTGGCGATCGATGCGAAACCGGGCAATGGTAAATCCTTTGCTCCCGATGGCGAGGTCACCCTCCGGCTGAGCACAAACCAGCTAAAAACTATCACCCACTCCGGGGCGGGCAGGGTCGTTGTCGATAAAATGGCGGCTCGAACGTCCAATATTCGTTTGAGTGGTTTTGGCAGCTTGTCCGTGGACGCCCTGGATAGTGACGTGCTCAATCTTTCGATGAACGGGGGTGGTCAGGTGCGTGTATCGGGCAAGGCAGATAGCGCAAAAATCGAGTTGCTGGGATCAAGCGTATTCGATGGCGCCGCCCTCACCGTCGACAAACTCGATCTGCTCCATCGCGGCCCGGCCAGCAGCCATGTTAAAGTCTTGGAGCAAGCCGATTTGAACAATAGCGGGACCGGCTCTATCCTGATCGACGGACGCCCCAATTGTCTTGTTCGGTCATCTGGTTCGGCCCAGATAACCTGTAATCCAAAAGGCTAA
- a CDS encoding PQQ-dependent sugar dehydrogenase, producing MMKHFRNLLILALVIAIGAGFYLMRGDTARLPLEATTGVEPNLTNVRKENFPTINVAEAEPWNEGEGPVAADGYVVERFAEGLDHPRSMFRLPNGDILVAETNSPPRTMGGIEGWIMRNLMSKAGAGTPSANRITLLRDSDKDGKIDEQFAFMEGLNSPFGMALIDDLLYVANTNEILAFPYKQGDTKITAKGRKVANLNAKAPNNHWTRDLLASKDGKYLYVSVGSNSNIGENGMELEKERAAVLRIELATNKKIIFADGMRNPVGMAYLPGTDKFYTVVNERDMLGSDMVPDYLTEVRFASHYGWPWHFWGGNIDPRVEKNLDHRQYERRPDYGLGAHVAPLGIAFSHDQGLGAPYDRGAVVARHGSWNRKPLAGYDVVYVNFDDKGEPTGKPKTLLSGFVDENEKARGRPTMVAFDQTGALLVSDDVGGIIWRISRKGAAKPEAAAE from the coding sequence ATTATGAAACATTTCCGAAATCTGCTCATTCTGGCGCTGGTAATTGCAATCGGTGCGGGTTTTTATCTTATGCGAGGCGACACGGCACGTCTGCCTCTTGAAGCGACGACGGGGGTTGAGCCCAATCTCACCAATGTGCGAAAAGAGAATTTTCCGACGATCAACGTTGCAGAGGCGGAGCCCTGGAATGAAGGCGAAGGGCCGGTTGCTGCCGATGGCTACGTGGTCGAACGGTTTGCTGAAGGCCTTGATCATCCGCGCTCAATGTTCCGCCTGCCCAATGGCGATATTTTGGTTGCTGAAACCAATAGCCCGCCGCGCACTATGGGCGGTATCGAAGGCTGGATCATGCGCAATTTGATGAGCAAGGCGGGTGCAGGAACGCCTTCCGCCAATCGCATCACCTTGCTACGAGATAGCGACAAAGATGGCAAAATTGACGAGCAATTTGCGTTTATGGAAGGCCTCAATTCTCCCTTCGGAATGGCGCTGATTGACGACCTGCTCTACGTTGCCAATACCAACGAAATCCTCGCTTTCCCTTATAAGCAGGGTGACACCAAGATTACAGCCAAGGGCCGCAAAGTGGCCAATCTCAACGCCAAGGCGCCCAATAATCATTGGACCCGGGATTTGCTGGCCAGCAAAGACGGCAAATATCTGTATGTCTCGGTCGGTTCGAACAGCAATATCGGCGAGAACGGTATGGAACTTGAAAAGGAACGCGCTGCCGTTTTGCGGATTGAACTCGCAACCAACAAAAAGATCATATTCGCGGATGGCATGCGCAACCCGGTCGGCATGGCCTATCTGCCCGGGACCGACAAATTCTACACGGTGGTGAACGAACGCGATATGCTGGGTAGTGATATGGTCCCGGACTATCTAACAGAAGTGCGTTTTGCCTCCCACTATGGCTGGCCATGGCATTTTTGGGGCGGCAATATTGATCCGCGCGTTGAAAAAAATCTGGATCATCGCCAATATGAGCGACGCCCGGACTATGGTCTTGGCGCGCATGTCGCACCGCTCGGGATTGCTTTTTCGCATGACCAAGGCCTTGGCGCACCATATGATCGTGGCGCGGTTGTTGCGCGGCATGGCTCATGGAATCGCAAACCGCTCGCGGGTTATGATGTGGTCTATGTAAACTTTGACGATAAAGGCGAGCCAACAGGAAAGCCGAAAACCCTGCTGAGCGGATTTGTTGACGAGAACGAAAAAGCGCGGGGTCGTCCGACCATGGTGGCGTTCGACCAAACTGGCGCATTGCTGGTGAGCGATGATGTTGGCGGAATAATCTGGAGGATTTCCAGGAAGGGCGCGGCTAAGCCAGAAGCAGCGGCAGAATAA